The following proteins come from a genomic window of Edaphobacter sp. 4G125:
- the hisF gene encoding imidazole glycerol phosphate synthase subunit HisF — MLTKRIIACLDVRDGRVVKGIQFVDIIDAGDPAELAHRHAAAGADEIVLLDITATHEGRGTLLDTVKRTAATLFVPFTVGGGIRSAEDAAAVFDAGADKVSINSSAIARPELISEIGASFGAQAVIVAIDARRAENSADPVGDAEVFVAGGRKPTGRKVIEWAREAEQRGAGEILLTSMNTDGMRSGFDCELTALVSQSVQIPVIASGGAGSAAHFADVFSRGKADAALAASIFHFGITDSRELKAELQRTGVSVRLPC; from the coding sequence TTGCTAACGAAGAGAATTATCGCGTGTTTAGACGTCCGTGACGGACGCGTCGTCAAGGGCATCCAGTTCGTTGACATCATCGACGCGGGCGACCCCGCCGAACTCGCGCACCGCCACGCTGCTGCAGGAGCCGACGAGATCGTGCTGCTTGATATCACCGCAACACATGAGGGCCGCGGCACGTTGCTCGACACCGTGAAGCGCACTGCCGCAACGCTCTTCGTTCCCTTCACCGTCGGCGGAGGCATCCGCTCTGCCGAAGATGCCGCAGCCGTCTTCGACGCAGGAGCCGACAAGGTCAGCATCAACTCCTCCGCCATCGCGCGGCCCGAGCTGATCAGCGAGATCGGCGCCAGCTTCGGCGCGCAGGCCGTCATCGTCGCCATCGACGCACGACGCGCCGAAAATTCTGCCGACCCCGTAGGCGATGCCGAGGTCTTCGTCGCCGGTGGCCGCAAGCCCACGGGCCGCAAGGTGATCGAATGGGCACGCGAGGCCGAACAGCGCGGCGCAGGCGAGATCCTTTTGACCAGCATGAACACCGACGGCATGCGGTCGGGCTTCGACTGCGAGCTGACCGCGCTTGTCTCCCAATCCGTGCAAATCCCCGTCATCGCCTCTGGCGGTGCGGGTTCCGCAGCACACTTCGCGGACGTCTTTAGCCGCGGCAAAGCAGACGCTGCACTCGCCGCCAGCATCTTTCACTTCGGCATAACAGATTCACGTGAACTTAAAGCAGAACTTCAGCGCACAGGAGTCTCTGTGCGTCTGCCCTGTTAA
- a CDS encoding 1-(5-phosphoribosyl)-5-[(5-phosphoribosylamino)methylideneamino]imidazole-4-carboxamide isomerase, which translates to MLIPSIDLMGGRIVQLVQGEKLKLAFDDFDYWIERFSKYPLVQLIDLDAAMRQGSNADLISRFTSKLPCQVGGGLRTAEDGRRVLDLGARRLIYGSSLFGGDNEADRKRHPLINLDFAQKLRDALGEEQLVFSVDTKGGQVAVRGWKENVALTPEEAVTWLEDYCAAFLYTHVDTEGTMTGFPIDVAAILRATTAKQLIVAGGIKERAEVDALDQMGVDAVAGMAVYSGAMDA; encoded by the coding sequence TTGTTAATTCCATCCATCGACCTTATGGGAGGTCGCATCGTCCAGCTCGTCCAGGGCGAAAAACTCAAGCTCGCCTTCGACGACTTCGACTATTGGATCGAACGCTTCTCGAAATACCCGCTCGTGCAGCTCATCGATCTCGACGCTGCCATGCGCCAAGGTTCAAACGCAGATCTGATCTCGCGTTTCACCTCGAAGTTGCCTTGCCAGGTTGGCGGCGGTCTGCGCACTGCTGAAGACGGCAGGCGCGTGCTCGATCTTGGCGCCAGGCGCCTCATCTATGGCTCTTCACTCTTTGGCGGCGACAACGAGGCCGACCGCAAGCGTCATCCGCTCATCAATCTCGACTTCGCTCAAAAACTGCGCGATGCCCTCGGTGAAGAGCAGCTTGTCTTCTCCGTTGACACCAAAGGCGGTCAGGTCGCCGTGCGCGGCTGGAAAGAAAACGTCGCACTCACGCCCGAAGAGGCCGTCACCTGGCTTGAGGACTACTGTGCAGCCTTCCTCTACACGCACGTCGATACCGAAGGCACCATGACTGGATTCCCTATCGATGTTGCCGCAATCCTGCGCGCCACCACAGCCAAACAACTCATCGTCGCGGGCGGCATCAAGGAACGCGCCGAAGTCGATGCGCTCGACCAGATGGGCGTCGATGCCGTCGCAGGAATGGCCGTCTATAGCGGAGCGATGGATGCCTAG
- a CDS encoding VWA domain-containing protein, whose amino-acid sequence MRPFRSVLAVLCLLSFGPIVLSAQEAPSPGGPPPASNAAPEQPVDIGDTQTLKVNVNLVNVYFSVRDKNGYITNLHKDDCQIFEDKALQKTKNFTQEKNLPLTIGILLDTSGSQQNVLPLEQDAGAEFLKDVLTPKDEAFLISFDINVDLLADYTNSPSELRRAMQKASINTGAGTGSVTGNSTPRGTLLYDAVYLAAHDKLRQEAGRKILVILTDGQDQGSQENIRTAVEAAQKSNAIVYVILIADRGFYGGFGYYGAGDMDKLAKETGGRVINVGNNGKKLQDAFNQIQDELRTQYLASYTPTNLKADGTFRALNIDCGKDTKVQARKGYYAIADSNSE is encoded by the coding sequence ATGCGCCCTTTTCGGAGTGTCCTGGCTGTCTTGTGTCTCTTATCTTTTGGCCCTATTGTTCTGTCCGCCCAGGAAGCTCCGTCGCCCGGAGGACCTCCACCTGCCAGCAATGCTGCTCCAGAGCAGCCGGTGGACATTGGCGATACCCAGACACTGAAGGTAAACGTCAACCTGGTGAACGTCTACTTTTCGGTCCGGGATAAGAACGGCTACATCACAAACCTGCACAAGGACGACTGCCAGATCTTCGAAGACAAGGCCCTGCAGAAGACCAAGAACTTTACCCAGGAGAAAAACCTGCCGTTGACGATTGGAATTCTGCTGGACACCAGCGGCAGCCAGCAGAACGTTCTGCCTCTGGAGCAAGATGCGGGAGCAGAGTTTCTGAAGGACGTGTTGACTCCCAAGGATGAGGCATTTCTGATTTCGTTCGACATTAATGTGGATCTGCTGGCCGACTATACGAACTCACCGAGTGAACTGCGACGAGCGATGCAGAAAGCCTCGATCAACACAGGCGCGGGGACAGGCTCGGTCACGGGCAACAGCACGCCTCGGGGAACACTGCTTTACGATGCCGTCTACCTGGCGGCGCACGATAAGCTGCGCCAGGAGGCAGGACGAAAGATCCTCGTCATCCTGACCGATGGGCAGGACCAGGGATCGCAGGAGAACATCAGAACCGCCGTAGAAGCTGCACAGAAGTCCAACGCGATTGTTTACGTCATCCTGATTGCGGATCGTGGCTTCTATGGCGGATTTGGCTACTATGGCGCGGGTGATATGGACAAGCTGGCGAAGGAGACCGGCGGCCGCGTGATCAATGTAGGGAACAACGGCAAGAAGCTACAGGACGCCTTCAACCAGATTCAGGACGAGCTGCGAACGCAATATCTTGCCAGCTATACGCCGACAAACCTGAAGGCTGATGGCACCTTCCGCGCCCTGAATATCGATTGCGGCAAGGATACGAAGGTGCAGGCGAGGAAGGGATACTACGCTATCGCGGACTCAAACAGCGAGTAA
- a CDS encoding biotin/lipoyl-containing protein, with protein sequence MPFVYELELAEESPQPAYKLTQQLIPQGTLVGTGQNIAVLMDGKNEFHLRAPLQGLVAEWFASTGDTLSPDEPIARIVAEGAERVVSASTPVRIQPC encoded by the coding sequence ATGCCCTTTGTTTACGAACTCGAACTCGCCGAAGAGTCGCCTCAGCCTGCGTACAAACTCACGCAGCAACTTATACCTCAAGGAACGCTCGTCGGAACCGGCCAGAATATCGCCGTACTGATGGACGGCAAAAACGAGTTTCATCTGCGCGCGCCACTGCAAGGCCTCGTCGCCGAGTGGTTCGCATCGACCGGTGATACCCTCTCGCCCGATGAGCCCATCGCACGTATCGTCGCCGAAGGAGCCGAGCGCGTCGTAAGCGCCTCCACACCCGTAAGGATTCAACCATGCTGA